GGCGTGCTTTATTTTAGTGGCAAAATGGGTGAAATTTTTACTTTACTTAAAGATATTCGTTCGCTAAAAATCCTATTTTTGAGTGGCATATTTATCACCACAAACTGGGGCGTTTATGTCTATGCGGTTAGCAATGGAAAAATTTTAGATACAAGCCTGGGCTATTTTATAAATCCCCTAATAAGCATGCTCCTTGGTGTTATCATCTTTAAAGAAAGGCTAAATAAAAGCGGAATTTTAGCCATTTGCATAGTCGTTTTAGCCATTAGCGTACAAATTTATGCCCAAGGCGGATTGCCATTAGTTTCTATCATCTTGCCGCTTTCATTTGGATTTTATGCAGCAGTTAGAAAGATGGCAAAGATTAGCGCATTTAACGGGCTTTTTATAGAGACATTTTTTATGTTCCCATTTGCACTTGCCTACGTTTTTTACATAGCATTTTTAGGCAAAAGCCACTTTGGACTAAACGAGGACTCACTTTTAATGATCGCTTCAAGCATCGTAACTATCGTGCCGCTTGTCGCTTTTAACGCAGCGGCAACAAGGATAAATTTAACAACGATTGGCTACTTGCAATACATCTCGCCGACCATCGCGATCCTTTGTGCGGTCTTCATTTACGGCGAAAATTTAGACGGCTACAAGGTCATCTCGTTTTGTATGATCTGGCTGGCACTTGCGATAATTAGCATAGATAAATTTAGAAAAAGGAGTAAAAATGAATAGCGTTACGATTTATTTGCTGCTTGCGTTTTTTGCAGCGCTTATTTTATATTTTCAGATACAAAAACTAACCAGAAAGCTAGACGAAGAGGGAGCTGTGCCAGCCTACCAAAAAGCTACGCAAGAGGTTTTGGAAAATTTAAGCAATGCTGAAAAATACCCTAAATTTTGCAACGCAATATTTAAAAAAATAAACGCCTTAAGGCAGGATATTTTATTTGAAGATGCGTTAAATAGTGAGTCTGAAAAAGATAAAGCATTAGATGCCTTAGAGCAAATAAGAGAAAAATTAGAAACTTTATCAAAGAAAGAAGATTTAAGCTGGGAGAGCGAACTCTTTGTGATCTTAGACGAGCTTGATGGCTTTGTAAGGGCAAATTTTAAAGACGGCGAAAACAAGGCCGAGAGCTTAAGAGACGAACTAAAAAGAGAATTTGATGAGTTGTAAAAAGATACTTAAAAAGTGTAAGCTATAGAATAATGGGAGTAATCAAAAACTACAGGAGAGAAATATGATAAACGATGATTTAAAAAATAAAATTTTAGATGGGTTTAAGTATTTTACAAATAGATACGCTCAAGATATAACTTATCGCAAAAACGACGAAACAACACGCCGCAAATTAAGTAATTTTTGTGAAAATTTAAAAATTTTTTCTAATAATATATTTAATGGCTTTGAAACCGTAGATCATGGGAAGTGGCAAAATAGCGGAAATATTTCAAAATATATATGGAATAGATATAAGCCCTTTAAAAACGAATCTCATTTAGTTATTTATTTTGCCGTTTTAGCAAAACCAAGTAATTTTTATATATCCATAGGACTAATTGATACAAAACTAAGCGATACAGAAGAAAAACTGAAAGATGAAATATATAACTTTCTAGAGTCAGAATGCAAAAAGATACATGTTGATGGTTTTAAGCTTGATAAATTTGAATTTGAATTTGAAAAAAATATATTTTTTGCTATAGAGAGTGTAGATGCTTTTACAACTCTTGACTACACAAGCTTACTTAATGCGCTAACAAATGTATATCATCTAACGTATGAGAAATTTTATAAAAACACAGAAAATAATCAACAAAACAATAGTGATAGTGAAGGATATAAAATGACCGATGATGACAAAAAGTCAACTAGTCCCCTTAATCAAATTTTATATGGTCCTCCAGGAACTGGAAAGACATACAGTACAGTGACAAAAGCTATCGAGATAATAGAAGAAAGAAAAGTTGATATAAGCGAAAACAGAAATGATCTAAAAAAGAAATTTGATGGATATATACGAAGTGGACAAATAAAATTCGTAACATTTCATCAAAGCTATGGATATGAAGAATTTGTTGAGGGCATAAAGCCTATTTTAGGCAATAGTGAAACCGACAATAACAAGGAAATAAAATACGATATTGAAGATGGTATTTTTAAAACACTTTGCAAAATGGCGCAAAATATTGAAGGTAAAACAAGCAACAAATTTGACTTTAATGATAATATAAATTTTTGGAAGATGTCTTTAGGGGACTCTCAAAAACCAGAAGAAGATTTTGTGTTTGAATATTGCATCAAAAACAATGTTGTCTTACTTGGCTTTGGTGATTGGATTAATTTTAGCGGTTGTGAAAACGCCAAGCAAATTTCAAAACGCATGGAAAAAGAAATGGTAGATTTTTCAGCCACAGCCATCAATAGACTAAAAAACGAGATAAAAAACGGTGATATAATCTTAATTTCACTAGGAAACAAAAAACTAAGAGCGGTAGCTAGAGTGACTGGTGAGTATAAATATTTAGATCGAGATGATCTTGAAAGTTTTGTTCAAGCTAGAAGCGTTGAGTGGATTTTTATACCAGATGAGCCGATTTATTATGAAAAAATTTTATACAAACAATTCTCGCAAATGAGTATTTATAATATAAAAGATAATTTAAAAATAGATGAGTTTAAACAAATTTTTACAAAAGATAGTCAAAAAATTGAAAAAAATTATATCTTAATCATCGACGAGATCAATCGCGGAAATATCTCTAAAATTTTTGGTGAGCTCATAACTCTTATAGAGCCGTCAAAGAGGCTCGGAGCAGATAATGAGATAATGGTGGAGCTGCCATACTCAAAAGAAAAATTTGGAGTGCCGTCAAATTTATACATAATAGGTACGATGAATACAGCAGATCGCAGCATAGCACTTATGGATACGGCTCTTAGAAGAAGGTTTGAATTTGTGGAGATGATGCCACAACCGGAACTTCTAAAAGATATTAAGATCATTAAAAACGGAGATGACACCGACATAAAGCTCAATGAAATGCTTAAAACGATAAACGATCGTATAGAATATCTTTACGACAGAGATCAAACGATAGGACATGCCTATTTTATGTCACTAAAAGATGGCGCTGATATAGAAGAGCTAGCCTCAATCTTTAAAAATAAAATTTTACCGCTACTTCAAGAGTATTTTTATGACGATTGGGAAAAGATAAGGCTGGTACTAGGAGATAATGGGCTTCTAAAAGAAAAAGAGAAAGATAGAAAATTGCTTGTGTTGGATGGCAAAGAATACGAAACTGATAAAATTTTATATGAGATAAAATTTGAAGCCTTTAAAGAACCAGAAAACTATATAAAAATTTACGAACAAAACAAAATGCAAGAGCAATGACCAAATACTTAATAGAGTTTGAAAAATTTCGCCCGGAAGACGACCAAGACCTATTTAAAGCCGTAGATGCCTTTACTAGAGAAAATTTTGCCGCAGTAGAGTTTTTAAAGCCCGGTAGAGACAAAAAGGGCGATTTTTTACAAGCTCAAAACTACGTCGGTATCATCCAGACAAAAAGCGGCGATAGCCTTGAGATACTTCCTAAGATTCATGACAACGATAATAGTAGTAACGAGGAGGCGATAGAAAATTCTAAAAAGATTTTACTAACGATGCTAAAGACTTTAAAAAATCATCCATTTAAAAATATAAACATTACGAATTTAAAAAGTTTGAATCTACCACTTCTTGAAATTTTTATATTGATGTTCCTAGATGAAGTATCAAAACTCATAAAAATAGGCATAAAAAGCGACTACGTAGAGCTAGAAGATAACCTAAAATTTTTAAAAGGAAAGCTTAAAATATCGGAGCAAATACGTAAAAATATCGTCCATAAAGAGAGGTTTTACATTTGCTATCAAGAGTTTTCCATAGATATGGCCGAAAATCGTCTCATAAAAAGCGCACTCGAGTTTTTATACAAGCGCTCAAAATCAAGCAAAAACCAACGGCTTATTAGGGAATATTTATTTATCTTTGACGAAATTTCATCTAGCTCCGATATAAACGCGGACTTTAGCCGCTTAAAACTAAATCGCCAAACAAAACACTATGAACAAGCGCTTTTATGGAGCAAGATATTTTTACAAAACAAGTCGTTTGGTCCGTATAGAGGTAACGATCTAGCGATTGCCTTGCTATTTGATATGAATGTGCTCTTTGAAAGCTATGTCGGAAATTTTGTAAAGAAAAAGTTTCCAGGCACTGCATTACAGCACTCAGAAAAGCACCTCATAGAAAATCCAAGAAGTTTTAGACTAAGGCCTGACATATTCTTAGAAGGCAAATTTATAGCCGATACAAAATGGAAGATCGTAAAGTCAAGAGATGATATCTCACAAGCCGACCTATATCAACTCTACGCTTACGGTAAGAAATACGAGTACGGCAGGCTTTATCTCGTATACCCAAGAATAAGTGGCGTTGACCAAAAAGCTATGAAATTTAAATATGAAAACAATATGTGGCTTAATGTTTTATACTTTGATTTAGAAAAAGACGAGATTGCTAGAAAATTACTAGTCTAAAATACTTTTAAAAGCTTATTAAAATTCCACTCTAAATTTCTATTTCTTTATAAATGGTTTGTAACTCATCAAAGTAGCCATTAAAGCTTCGCTTTTAGAGCCATTATCCTCTTATATGAAGCGTCGATTCGCTCTTTGCTGATCTTTTTCTCATTTACAGCATCGATTATGATCTGAGTGATAAGATCGGCTATTCTTTGGTTGTTTATCTTAAACTCGCTAAAGAGCAAGATATCGCCTCCAGCGTTTATAAATTTAACCACTTTTTGCGATAAAGACTCGTCGCCAACGCCTTTCATCAGCATATCATCGCTTATGACTACGCCATTAAATTTAAGCTCATTTCGCAAAAGATCGGTTATTATTTTTTTAGAAAGTGTGGCTGGATTGTTCTCGTCGATGCCCTTTACAAAAAGGTGTCCGACCATGATGATCTGCGCTCTACCAGTGCTTATGGCGTCTTTATATGGCAAAAGCGCATCTTTACTTAGCGTGACTTCGCTCTTATTTTTATGTGAGTCCTCTTTTGAGCTACCATGCCCTGGGAAGTGCTTAAGTGTCGTTAGGATACCCTGCTCTTTAAATGCGTCCATAAAAGCATCAGCGTAGATCACAACCTTGCTTGCATACTCGCTAAACGCCCTTTGCTTAGCAGCAATGATCGGCGAGTTTTCATCGTGCAGATCGACCACTGGAGCGAAATTTAAATTTATGCCGCACTCTTTTAAATTTATAGCCATTTTTGAGTAGAGATCATATGCACTTTTGATATCAAGCGTGCTTGCAACCTCATAAGCGCTAGGATATGGGCCGTCAAAGCTCTTATCCTTCATACGGCTTACATTGCCGCCCTCTTCGTCAATGGCGATGAAAATTTTAGGACTTTTCTCTTTGATCGCTTTTATACTAGCTTTTAGCTGAGCTTTACTGGTGACATTTCTGCCAAGTAGCATCACACCGCCAAATCTCTCATATCCAGCGTCGCTTAACATCGCGCGAAACGTAGCGTCTTTTGTGCTAGCTCCGTTAAAGCCAACCATTATCATCTGCGAAACCTTAGCTCTTAGGCTAACTTCTGCACCGTTTAGTCCCAGAGCAAAAATAGTCACAAAAAGTATAAATTTAAAAGCTTTCATCTTCTTCCTAAAAGTGATTTAACGCTCTCAAAAACATCTTTGCCATTTAGCATATTTTCGACCTCGCTTGCGATTGGCACGTAAATACCTCTCTCTTTTGCGATCTTACTAATGGCTCTTGCGGTATCTACGCCCTCGGCCACTTCGCCAAGCTCATTTAAAATTTTCTCTAGCCTCTCGTGTCTTGCGATGCCAAGACCCACGCGGTAGTTGCGAGAAAGTATCGATGAAGCGGTCAAAAAAAGGTCGCCCGCACCGCTAAGCCCCATAAAAGTCTCATCTTTTGCGCCAAAAAATTTGCCAAACCTAGCCATTTCGACAAGCCCACGTGAAATGAGGCTCGCCCTTGCGTTGTTGCCAAGACCAAGGCCATCACAGATACCGCCAGCTATAGCGATAACGTTTTTATACGCTCCACATACTTCAGCTCCGATCACATCATCAGAGGTATAGGCTTTCATATAGCTTGGAAAAAATGAAGCAAATTTTAAAGCTAAATTTTCATTTTTAGAATTTACTACCAGGGCGCAAGGCAACTTTTGCATGATCTCTTTTGCAAAGGTCGGCCCTGAAAGAAAAGCCAAATTTTCTCTATCCACAAAATCCTCGTAAATTTCATTTAGAAATTTAAGATTTGCTGTGTCTATGCCCTTGCTGGCGACTAAGATCTTTTGACCTTTGTTTTTGTAGTTTTGCTTTAGCCATAAATTTGTAGCTTGCGTTGGGATCGTGCAAACTAGATATTCGCACTCCAAAGCCTCTTCTAAGCTTACAAAATTTGACATCTCTCTTGGCGTTCTTGAGCTGATGACACACTCGTTATTCTCACTAAAAGCGTGAAATAGCGCACTGCCCCACTTGCCAGCTCCGATGACTGCTATGCTCATTTTAGCCCTTTTTAGCCTATTTTAGCCTTTAAAAGCTCATTGACCTTGCCTGGGTTAAAGGCACCCTTGCCCTCTTTCATTACTTGACCAACAAAGAAACCAAACATCTTATCTTTACCATTTTTATACTCTTCTACTTTGTCAGTATTTGCAGCTAAAATTTGATCTATGATCGCGATAATCGCTGAGTCGTCGCTCACTTGTTTTAAACCAAGCTTTTCGATGACGCTATCAATGTCCGAGTCGTTTTCCATAAGGTAGTCTAGCACCTCTTTTGCAGCCTTGCCACTTATCGTTCCATCTTCTATGCGTTTTAGTAAATTTATCATCTTGGCGCTACCAACTGGCTTGTCTCGATCGTTACGCCGTTATTTAAGCGACCAAGAAGCTCGACTATAAGCCACGTAGTAGCGAGCTTTGGAGAAATTCCAGCAGCAATTAGCTCTTCAAAATATCTAGCCATCTCAACGCTTTGGGTTAAATTTAAAGCATCACTCTCTTTAACACCAAGCTCGCTTACATATCTTGCCACTTTTTGCTCGGCAAGCTCTGGGATCTTTATCGCTTCATTGTACATCTCTTCAGGGATCTCGACTGGTAATAAATCAGGATCAGGAAAATATCTATACTCCGCACTATCCTCTTTACCGCGCATAGATCTTGTTACTAAATTTGTAGTGTCAAACAGTCTTGTTTCCTGATAGACCTCTTCATTATATTTACCATCTTCCCAAGCTGCACTTTGGCGCTCTACTTCGTAGTCGATAGCTTTTTGGATAAATTTAAATGAGTTTAGGTTTTTTATCTCAACTCTCGTGTAAAGCTTCGTATCACCTTTTGGGCGGATAGAGACGTTTGCATCACAGCGGAAGCTACCTTCCTGCATATTTGCGTCGCTGATATTTAAAAAGCGAAGGATCGAGTGTAGTTTTTTAAGATAAGCAACCGCCTCATCACTACTTCTAAGATCTGGCTCGCTAACTATCTCAAGAAGCGGCGTTCCGGCTCTATTTAAATCAACCAAGCTCTCAGTTTCTTCGTGGATGTTCTTTCCAGCGTCCTCTTCGAGGTGGGCTCTGGTTACACCGATGCGTTTTTTAGTGCCATTAACATCTATAATAAGCTCTCCACCTTCCACGATAGGAATTTCAAACTGTGAAATTTGATATGCTTTTGGAAGGTCTGGGTAGAAGTAGTTTTTTCTATTAAATACTGATTTTTTATTGATTTTAGCGTTTATCGCCGTACCAAAACTGATCGCCTTTTTAACAGCTTCTTTGTTTAAAACAGGCAGTGCTCCAGGAAGTGCTAGACAAGTCGGACAAACGTGAGTATTTGCTTCATCTCCAAAGCTAGTAGAACAAGAGCAGAAAATTTTAGTTTTTGTATTAAGTTGAGTATGAACTTCAAGACCGATAACGACTTCAAACATATTTTTACCTTTAAAATTATGCAAATTTTTAAGGCGTATTTTAGCGATACTTTCTTTTAAAATATCTAAAAATGAGCGTTTTGACTGGAAAAATAAAGAATGTGATTTAAAAATTTAAATAGTTTTAAAAAGGAAAAAGCCATATAAAAATATGGCTTTAAATTTTAATGCTCGTGCTCACTAATAGCAACGGCACCAGCTAGATAAACGTAAGTTAGCATCATGAAAATAAATGTTTGCAAAACAGCCATAAGCGTTAGAAGCGCAAAAGCTGGAAGCGGAGCAAACCAAGGTGCAAGTGTAAGCATCGCTAGCAAGAATAGATCATCACCCTTAATATTACCAAAAAGACGAAATGATAGCGAAACTACACGTGAAAGATGCGAGATGACTTCAACTGGAAACATAATCGGAGCTAGAAATTTATTCGGCCCCATAAAGTGTCCAAAGTATTTAAAAAATCCATTTTCTCTAATGCCCTCAAAGTTGTAATAAACAAATACAACTAAAGCCAAAACTAGAGTTAAATTTAGACTTGATGTTGGTGACTCAAATCCAGGAATAATACCTACAACATTTGAAAAAAATACGATAAAACCGATAGTTGCAACAAGTGGAAGATATTTCCTCGCTAGTTTTTCACTGCCTAAAGTATCTCTTCCCATAGATATAACGCCCTCTAAATAAGCTTCAACTATATTTTGAAGACCCCTTGGCACAAGCTGCATCTTACTCCTTGCTATATAAGCAACTATGATAACAATCAAAGCTACAAGCAAAAAGTGAAACGCATAGATAAAGGCGTGAGAGCTATTTAGGAAATTTGAAAATAGAAACAAATCTTTCATTAATTTACCTTGGATTTAGAATTTTGCGTGATTGTAACAAAATTATTGTTAAAACATTTTTAATTTTAAACTCTGAAATAATCGAAAATCAATTTACAAATAGTCACTGCAACTACCATTAGAAACATTGTTCTAATAAATTTGACCTCTTTTTTAATGACAAGATTTGATCCAAAATATGCGCCTAAAATTTGACCAACTGCCATCAAAAATCCAACAGCCCAAAGCATCTGTCCGCCGGCTATAAAAATACCAAGAGCAACGATATTGCTAGTAAAATTTAAGAGTTTCGTATGAGCGACAGCCTTTTTTAAATTTAGCCCAATCAATGCCACTATCGCAAATGTCCAAAAAGAGCCTGTTCCTGGACCAAAAAAACCATCATAAAAGCCAAGTATCAGCCCAAAAACTACATAAAATAGCTTTTCATTCATCTTTGCAGCTCTATCATTTTCGCCGACTTTTGGCATAAAAAGCGTATAGATAAAAATAGAAATCAGTAAAAATGGGATAATTATCTTTAAAAAATTTGTATTTAAAAATAGAATAACCACTGCTCCGATGATAGCTCCAATAAAAGTAAAAACGATACCTGCAAAGCACTCTTTATAATTAATTAATCCCCGTTTTGTGAAATTTAAAGTCGCTGTAAAGCTACCAAAAACTCCTTGAAGCTTATTTGTGCCAAGTGCAAGATGTGGTGGTACGCCCATCGCCATAATAGCTGGAAGCGTTATAAGTCCGCCTCCGCCAGCAATAGAATCGATAAAACCGCCTAAAAACGCAGCTACAAAAAAAACGACATAGCTAAGTAGATCAAATTCCATTTTTTTGCTCTTTTGATAATTGAAATAAAAGCAGATTGTATTTTATTTGTACTTATCTTTTTGTAAAATTTTTATATTTGAAATGAGAGATTTTTAAAATTTATAAATCTTAACGAGCCTTTGGATTTAGCTCAAAGACTCGTTTATTAAAGTGACTACTTAATAACGCCACAAAGCATTCTAGCACCGCCACCGCCAAGTGCTTTTGGGTTGTCGCTGTGATTATCACCACCAACATGAACCATTAGTGAGTGACCTTTTAGCTCGTCAAGACTTTTTATCTTTGGGGCTAGCACTGGATAGTTTGCATTGCCCTCAGCATCTACGTAAAGCGCTGGCAAATCGCCTTTGTGGCCTTTGTCATCCCATGCAAAAGAGTGCATTTTTGTGCCAGCTGGATCCCAGTGACCGCCTGCTTTCATGCCAAGGCCTTTTTCAGTCGCACCACAGTCAGCATTTTCATGGATGTGAAAGCCGTGTAGTCCTGCAGTAATTCCCTTTAAATTTGGAAAAAATGCAACGCCGTAATTTGTCTTAACAGCTACTACTTCACCGACACTCTTGTCGCCCTTCTCGCTTAGCTCGTTAACAGGTATGACTAGATGCTCTCCGGCTTTTGCATCAAAGTGATGACTCTCATGAGCAAAAAGCAAAGTTCCTAAAACTGCACTTAGCAAAACGATTTTTTTCATACAAGCTCCTTATGGATAAAATTGTATGGCAAGTCTATCCTAAATTTAAAAATTTAGCAATAATTTTTATTGATTAAGATTTTTTATGATAGTTTCTAGCTCTTTGCTCTGCCCTATTCTATAAAGAGCAAAGTCGTATTTTATCGGATCAAACTCGTCAAATTCTCTAAGTTTTTTTGTAAGATCCATGACTGCTTTGAAATCGTAGCTCTTTCTGTTTATAAGCCCTAAATTTAAAGAAACTCTATGTGTATGCACATCAAGTGGCATCAAAAGCTTATCTTTTGGCAAATTTTTAAATAGCCCAAGGTCGATGTCGTTATCTCTAACCATCCAGCGAAGATACATATTATAGCGTTTATATGGGCTTTGTGGCTCTTTGTTAAAACTCTTACCAAAGAAAAACTCATATCCGTCCGAGCGGTAAGAATTTAGCTTGTATATAAATTTGATAAGCTCATTTACGCCATCTATCATCTCGCCATTTTTTGCAAGACCTTGGCGTAAAATTTCTTCTATATCACCCTCTTTTTTAAGACGTGAGAGAGTGATAAAAATTTCTCTTACGTCGTTTTCATTTTGAAAGCGATATTTGAAATTTGACAGATTTTTCTTGATATTTTGCTCACTCTCATCAAGCAAACCAAAATCAAGCGAATTTAGAAATTTCACTATCATTTTTGCGTTACCATAAGCAAATAACGCACAAATGAGCGCTATGTTTGGCTCTTTAAATTTAGTAGCTACTTGAAGTGGATCTGGGGCTTCAAACAGCCCCAGATTTGT
The DNA window shown above is from Campylobacter concisus and carries:
- a CDS encoding permease, producing the protein MWGFLAVYFNLFSKDVDAYEILAHRVIWSFFLMAGVLYFSGKMGEIFTLLKDIRSLKILFLSGIFITTNWGVYVYAVSNGKILDTSLGYFINPLISMLLGVIIFKERLNKSGILAICIVVLAISVQIYAQGGLPLVSIILPLSFGFYAAVRKMAKISAFNGLFIETFFMFPFALAYVFYIAFLGKSHFGLNEDSLLMIASSIVTIVPLVAFNAAATRINLTTIGYLQYISPTIAILCAVFIYGENLDGYKVISFCMIWLALAIISIDKFRKRSKNE
- a CDS encoding aryl-sulfate sulfotransferase, whose translation is MNSVTIYLLLAFFAALILYFQIQKLTRKLDEEGAVPAYQKATQEVLENLSNAEKYPKFCNAIFKKINALRQDILFEDALNSESEKDKALDALEQIREKLETLSKKEDLSWESELFVILDELDGFVRANFKDGENKAESLRDELKREFDEL
- a CDS encoding ATP/GTP-binding protein produces the protein MINDDLKNKILDGFKYFTNRYAQDITYRKNDETTRRKLSNFCENLKIFSNNIFNGFETVDHGKWQNSGNISKYIWNRYKPFKNESHLVIYFAVLAKPSNFYISIGLIDTKLSDTEEKLKDEIYNFLESECKKIHVDGFKLDKFEFEFEKNIFFAIESVDAFTTLDYTSLLNALTNVYHLTYEKFYKNTENNQQNNSDSEGYKMTDDDKKSTSPLNQILYGPPGTGKTYSTVTKAIEIIEERKVDISENRNDLKKKFDGYIRSGQIKFVTFHQSYGYEEFVEGIKPILGNSETDNNKEIKYDIEDGIFKTLCKMAQNIEGKTSNKFDFNDNINFWKMSLGDSQKPEEDFVFEYCIKNNVVLLGFGDWINFSGCENAKQISKRMEKEMVDFSATAINRLKNEIKNGDIILISLGNKKLRAVARVTGEYKYLDRDDLESFVQARSVEWIFIPDEPIYYEKILYKQFSQMSIYNIKDNLKIDEFKQIFTKDSQKIEKNYILIIDEINRGNISKIFGELITLIEPSKRLGADNEIMVELPYSKEKFGVPSNLYIIGTMNTADRSIALMDTALRRRFEFVEMMPQPELLKDIKIIKNGDDTDIKLNEMLKTINDRIEYLYDRDQTIGHAYFMSLKDGADIEELASIFKNKILPLLQEYFYDDWEKIRLVLGDNGLLKEKEKDRKLLVLDGKEYETDKILYEIKFEAFKEPENYIKIYEQNKMQEQ
- a CDS encoding glycosyl hydrolase, which translates into the protein MKAFKFILFVTIFALGLNGAEVSLRAKVSQMIMVGFNGASTKDATFRAMLSDAGYERFGGVMLLGRNVTSKAQLKASIKAIKEKSPKIFIAIDEEGGNVSRMKDKSFDGPYPSAYEVASTLDIKSAYDLYSKMAINLKECGINLNFAPVVDLHDENSPIIAAKQRAFSEYASKVVIYADAFMDAFKEQGILTTLKHFPGHGSSKEDSHKNKSEVTLSKDALLPYKDAISTGRAQIIMVGHLFVKGIDENNPATLSKKIITDLLRNELKFNGVVISDDMLMKGVGDESLSQKVVKFINAGGDILLFSEFKINNQRIADLITQIIIDAVNEKKISKERIDASYKRIMALKAKL
- a CDS encoding glycerol-3-phosphate dehydrogenase, which codes for MSIAVIGAGKWGSALFHAFSENNECVISSRTPREMSNFVSLEEALECEYLVCTIPTQATNLWLKQNYKNKGQKILVASKGIDTANLKFLNEIYEDFVDRENLAFLSGPTFAKEIMQKLPCALVVNSKNENLALKFASFFPSYMKAYTSDDVIGAEVCGAYKNVIAIAGGICDGLGLGNNARASLISRGLVEMARFGKFFGAKDETFMGLSGAGDLFLTASSILSRNYRVGLGIARHERLEKILNELGEVAEGVDTARAISKIAKERGIYVPIASEVENMLNGKDVFESVKSLLGRR
- a CDS encoding F0F1 ATP synthase subunit A codes for the protein MKDLFLFSNFLNSSHAFIYAFHFLLVALIVIIVAYIARSKMQLVPRGLQNIVEAYLEGVISMGRDTLGSEKLARKYLPLVATIGFIVFFSNVVGIIPGFESPTSSLNLTLVLALVVFVYYNFEGIRENGFFKYFGHFMGPNKFLAPIMFPVEVISHLSRVVSLSFRLFGNIKGDDLFLLAMLTLAPWFAPLPAFALLTLMAVLQTFIFMMLTYVYLAGAVAISEHEH
- a CDS encoding superoxide dismutase, encoding MKKIVLLSAVLGTLLFAHESHHFDAKAGEHLVIPVNELSEKGDKSVGEVVAVKTNYGVAFFPNLKGITAGLHGFHIHENADCGATEKGLGMKAGGHWDPAGTKMHSFAWDDKGHKGDLPALYVDAEGNANYPVLAPKIKSLDELKGHSLMVHVGGDNHSDNPKALGGGGARMLCGVIK
- a CDS encoding TIGR02757 family protein, translated to MSELKSLLDSHVLSKNTNLGLFEAPDPLQVATKFKEPNIALICALFAYGNAKMIVKFLNSLDFGLLDESEQNIKKNLSNFKYRFQNENDVREIFITLSRLKKEGDIEEILRQGLAKNGEMIDGVNELIKFIYKLNSYRSDGYEFFFGKSFNKEPQSPYKRYNMYLRWMVRDNDIDLGLFKNLPKDKLLMPLDVHTHRVSLNLGLINRKSYDFKAVMDLTKKLREFDEFDPIKYDFALYRIGQSKELETIIKNLNQ